GCCGCTGTCCATCTTCTCCATGCGTTGAGCCGCGAAGTGACTGAAAAGCAGAAGGAACAGCGGGAAAAGCTGTCGGCCCAGATGGACAGCCTGCACTTGAGTAGCCGGGCGCTGAACAAGAGGCTGAACGGGCTGGTCGGTGATTTTGACAAGGTGGCGGGTGAGCGGTTGGAAACGAGATACAATGCCATTGCGGCAGACCGGGAGAAATCGTACAATACGGCGGCGACGCTTGCCCTTTTCGTATTCCTGCTTGCCATCGTGCTATATACCCTGCTGCACCGCGACGTGAACAGGTGTCTCCGGTACCGCAGGGAACTGGAATCTTCCGACCTGAAAAACAAGGAACTGCTGCAATCCAGAAAAAACATGATGCTGACCATTGCCCATGACCTGCGTGCGCCGCTGACAGCCATCAAAGGGTATGCAGAGCTGTTGCCCGGAGAAGTGGACGAAAAGCGGAAGGATGAGTATGCGGTGCATATCGTCCGCTCGTCCGACTATATGATAGGACTCGTGAACTCCTTGATTGAATTTTATCTGCTGGATGCAGGCAAGGGGAAAATGAACGTGACGGTTTTCCGTCCGCTGTCACTTTTCGATGAGATAGTGAAGCTGCATACACCGTCGGTCAGAAAGGAAGGGCTTACACTCTGTACGGATTTTGAGGGACTTGACACCGTGGTGGAAGGAGACCGCCCGCGTATCATGCAGATAGCCAACAACCTGCTTTCCAACGCCATAAAATTCACCCGGAAGGGGAAAATCAGTCTGCAGGCGGCATACGGGCAGGGAGAGCTGCGCTTCAGCGTGCAGGACACCGGACCGGGCATGACGGAGGATGAACAGAAGAGGATATTTAGGGCCTTCGAGCGTCTGGACAATGCAAGGTACCTGCCCGGCTTCGGCCTTGGGCTAGCCATTGTCTCCCGTCTGACGGAACTGCTGGGCGGGCGCATCACGGTGGAGAGCCCTTACGGGACGGGCAGCCTGTTTAGGGTGGCCCTCCCCCTGTCGGAAGTGGCGAAGCATGGGGAGGATGGAGAAAACGGGTATGCGGAGGACTACGGACTGGAAGGAACATACGTGCTGGTTATAGATGATGACCGGATACAACTGGATATAACCCGCAGGATGCTTGTGCGGAACAAGGTGCGGTGCGAATGCTGCCGGACGGTGCGGGAACTGATGGCGGCACTGAGGGAAAGAACATACGACCTGCTTCTGTCGGACATACAGATGCCGGACATGGACGGTTACAGGATACTTGATCTGCTGCGTTCCTCGAACATGGAGAACGCGCGTACGATACCCGTGCTGGCAGTTACGGCCTGCGCCGACGATGAAGAACATTATATTTCCTTCGGGTTTGCGGGCTGCCTGCGGAAGCCGTTCTCGATGGACGAACTGATAAGCACCGTAAGCCGTATGGTGGTAAAAACGGGGAAGAAAGAACCCGATTTCTCGTTCATCCTTTCGGGGGAAAAGGACAAGGGAAGGATGCTGGATATTTTTATACGGGAAACGGAAGAGAGCATCCATACACTGGAAAATGCGCTTTGCGGGCATGACAGGGATACGATACACAAGGTGCTGCACAAGAACCTTCCCTTATGGGAAACGGTGCGGATGAACTTTCCGATGGCCCGCCTGCGCGGTCTGGTGACACACACGGCGGCTGTGTGGGAGGAAAGGCAATATATGGAAGTCGGGGAGATAATCCATGCAGCGGAAAAGCTGGCGGAGTCGGCAAGAAAAATCAGGGAGAGTATAGATGAAGAGCATACTGATTATAGAGGATGACATCGTTTTCAGCCGTACCATAAGCAATTGGCTGGTGAAACAGGGCATGAAGACACAGTGCGTGGCGACCATAGCGGAGGCGCGCAGGGCGATTGCGGGGAAGCCGTTCAGTCTGATACTGGCCGACATGCGTCTGCCGGATGACAACAGCCTGTCCCTACTGGAATGGATGAGGGAAAGGCGGTGCACGGTCCCGGTCATCATCATGACCAACTACGGGGAAGTGGAGAATGCGGTGACAGCTATTAAGCTGGGTGCCACGGACTATCTGCGCAAACCCGTGCAGCCTGACATCCTGCTAGAGCTTATCGTCGGAATAAAGGAGGGAGACAGCGGCAAGCCGTCCTTCTACCGTGGCGAAAGCGCGAAGGCTCAGGAGATGTACAGGCAGATAGAACTGATAGCGTGCGCCGACATTTCGGTATTGCTGCGGGGGGCGTCGGGCACGGGGAAGGAACATGTGGCGCACGAGATACATGAACGAAGCCACAGATGGAACAAGCCGTATGTTCCCGTTGATTGCGGGACGGTTCCGGAAGAGCTGGCGGCATCGGAGTTCTTCGGACATCTGAAGGGGGCGTTTACGGGTGCGGAGAGCGACAAGGCGGGACTGTTCCGGACGGCTGACGGGGGTACGCTGTTTCTGGACGAAATAGGAAACCTCTCGTACCGGACACAAGTGATGCTGCTGAGGGCGTTGCAAGAAAAACGGTATAGGCCGCTGGGGGACACGAGGGAGTACCCGTTTGACATACGGCTGGTGGCCGCCACGAATGAGAATCTTGAGAAGGCCATTGCAGAGGGACGTTTCAGGGAGGATTTATTTCACCGGCTGAATGAATTTACCATACGCCTGCCGTTGTTGGCGGAATGCAGGGAGGACATACTGCCGCTTGCGGACTTCTTTCTTGAAGAGGCCAATGCCGAGCTGGGCAAAAGGACAGGTGGTTTCGACAGGGAGGCCCGGAGCAGGCTGGCTGCCTATCAGTGGCCGGGGAATATGAGGGAGATGAAGAATACGGTAAGGGGTGCCGTACTGCTTACGCCCGACGGAGAACGGATAGCCGCTGGAAGTCTGGCTTTTTCCGTTCGGGAAGCGGACGGGGCGGATGCGTCAGAGACGCTTGCGCTGAATGATGCGCAAAAAGAGAAGGAATGCATCATGCGGGCATTGGAAGAGACCGGAGGCAACCGTAAGGAGGCGGCAAGGCTGCTGGGAATATCAAGGAGCACACTTTATGAGAAATTACGGAAGTACGGCTTTCAATAACCGCGTGTCCGGCTTCCGTACACGTGTCCGGCTTTTACACGACACATTGATATATACATGTTCTTTTGGAAAATTTACAAGTGGTTGTAATACAGTAGATTGTCTTTGATACTACCAACTAAATTCGTACGATGGTATCTTTCTTGCCCTTCTATGGCATGTAAATGAAACAAATACAATTATTGCCATGAAAATCTTGAAAGATACTGTCTTGTTCGGATTGTTCGCCTCTTATGCGGACGGAGTCCGCAACGGTGAGGAGAAGCTGTCTGCCGCCTATGATGATTTTGCCACGTTGCTGGCTACGCTCCCGACAGACGGGACAAACATCTGTGCACAGCTGCGCAGGCTGTTCTACACGAAAATAGAGTTGAGGGGGATTCAGGAGACTGTTTCCACAAATGGCATGGAAAGGCACGTTCTGTTCGATGTTTACATCGGCAAGGCACTTGCGTTGCTGGATGCGGAGGAACAGATGATGAAAGAGGTACTCCGGCATGGTGGAACGGAGGCAATGGGATTGAAGGAAGAGGCGGTATGCAGGAACGGGAAGAAGGGTTCTGTAACGCTGACGTGGAACGGCACGGACAGCGACTTGATAGAACTGGTGGCGGCGTTGATGGCTGCCGGAGTGATAGGAACAGCGGAAGGTAGGGAACTGAAAGTGGTGGATGTGATACGGGTGTTCGAGGAAGTTTTTCACTTGAAAATCAATGCCCTATATACCAAGCGTGGAAAGGTGTTTGACCGTTGTACGGACACCACTCCGTTCATCGACTCCCTGCGCAGGAGCTACAACCGGATGCTTGACGCACGGCTGGCGTAAAGGTTGCACGCCAACAGCCGCCAACGGACGACTTGTATGTGTTCGGTATTGCGGATTGGCAGGCGAATGGCTTTTTTTGCCGTCGGTTATTCACATCTAAAAAAACAAGGTTATGTCAATCCTGAATGATATTTGGAACCGTATCGTCCGGAGAACGGACCGGCAGAAAGTGACAGCAACGGAAGCTGCCGGAACAGAAAAACGGGTGTATGCCGTGGCCACCGAAGAGGGGGTGATGCTGTTCTCGGACACTCCGAAAGGAATGAAGGCACGTAACAGTTATCTGCAACATCTGGCCGACGGCTTCTTCAACGTGGCCAAAGTATCTGAAACTCTGCGGATATACGAGATAGACCTGCCTACCAAACGGGTAGCGGAACTGGCAGACAACTGTATCGAAAAGTTGTCCAAAGCGGATTTGCGGAGTACGGACGCACAATTGCGCAGGTCGGTGGTGAGCTTCACTCCCGACAAGTTTGCGGACAGGAGTGTATTGGACGGTGGTGTGTGCTGGGCAAAGTTTGACCTGCGGCCCGATTTCCATAATTTTGACCGGCTGACAAGGGAGTTTGGGCTGGGCATCTCGCCGCGGAACTATGATGTGGCGGCATTGCTGTACATTTCGGAAAACGGGTACGCCGGGATTGTTGCGGCAGACAAGGTACATCCTTTCAGCTATGAGTATGAGTTCAGGGAACTGGCGGAGAAACTGGAAGACAGCATGAAGGCACGGATGAACGCGCCTCTGTCGGCACACGACTTCGGCTATGCGGCCTTGCAGAAAGAGGCAAGGGAGATGGCGGCGGACTTGTTGCAATCGGAGTTCCATGCCAAGGATGGGGAGTTCAGGCTGGGCGCACGGATAAGCTGGATTGAAAGGATGGAAACGTTACATCCGATGTCGCGTCCACATTCGGAAGAGGTGAAGACCGGCAAGTTACCGGAGACATACCGCAGGCAGGAAACACCGAGACAAAAGCCTTCTGACAGACAACGGCAGGCGAGGCACGTCGCCCCCATTGCTCCGCAAAAGAAAGAGAAGAAACAATTAATCCTATAGAATTTATGGAAAAAAAGAAAATGCAGGCGGTGGAAAGCGGTAGCCTGTACATGACACTGGACGCTTTTTACAAACCCGTGTATCTGAGTATACGCGGGCAGGGGGAAGATGGATTCTCTCGTTACATCGGCAACAACGTGAGGTTTCATACGGCGGGACGGAGATTTGTTCCCGACCACTGAATGTTCCGTTTCGATTTTAGGGACAAAGGCATGATTCCTCCCATACTCGGTACGGACAATGCGGATTATCTGGAACGGCTCTGTCCGGTGCTGGAACGGGAAAGGATACATCCGTCGGGGGTGGTGAGGCTCCGGGATGCGGCATTCTGCGAGGAAAGGGGGATTGCGCATCTGTCATCATCGGCAGAACATATGACCTTGCTGGAAAACGAGGATTACAGGCGTCTGGGACACCGTTTCGGAATGGACGGGGATGTGATACGCAACGGGCTGGCGGCTTTCCCCACCTGCATGGTGGTGGAATACGAGGGGAAGGTATTGCTGTTTGACAAGACAGACAGTGGGGACAGGATGCTGGATGCGTTTCTGAGCAGGCTGGCCGAACGTTTTTTTGACGGCAAGCGGAAATCCGGGAGTCTGAGATTTTATGAAGTGGCTCCGCTGGATGCTGCATACCGGGCTAAAATCGGTGACGGACAGACGGTTTCTTCGGATATGGTGAGATACGGGATTTGTGTGGCATGTTGCGACATGGCACCTACGCTGAGGAACTTCAACAAGCTGAGAAATCTGCAACGGCAGCCTATACCGCTGACCGGAGAGCAGGAGCAGATAGTCTCGTCACTGGTGGTACAACCGGATAACGTGCGATTCCCGAACGTGGAAATGAGGGTGCGGATTCCGGTAAAGAGAAAAGGACAAGGAATGAACATTTAAATTTTTGGCGGATGGAAAAAGAGAATACGAACGGCGGCAGTGTGTATGTCACAGTGGACGGACATTTCAAACCAGTGCATGTCAGCATGAAAGGTACAGGCGAGAAAGGTTTTCTGGAGTTTATGCTGGAAGATGTGGAAAAGGCACTGAAGGAAACGGAAATGCCTGTTATAGGCATGATGTACTATAACGTGCCTGATATGGGGATTGTACCGCATTTGTGGGAAGGGAACAATGATGATTATCTGCAAAGGTTGGAAAAGGCGATGGACGGACATGGAATCAAACTGCATAGATACCTGCGTCTGTCAGAGGTGGTGTATTGCCTGTGAAAAGACATGGATCCGCTGTCAAGGGACGAGAATTATATCCAGCGGCTTACACCGGAGATGTGGCGGGAGATAAAGGCTGCGTCGCCCGAAGTGACAGCGGAGATGCTGGATGATTTGAAGCATGGAAACACGTATTATACGGGCGTTGAGACGGACAAAGGGGTGCTGATATTCAGCAGGGACATAATCGGAGAGGGCCAATTTAGTGATTACATGTATAAATACATAGAGAATGATTTCTTTGCCTCGGAGTTTGTGTTGAAATCCCTGGCTGTCCATGAATTGAGGGGATGGCCCTCGCTGATGGAAGGGAAACTGAACCGTTGTCATAACCGTTTCGGCTGGTGGGGAGACGGGGAAACGATAAGGCGGGCATTCCAGGACAGGTCGGTACTGAAAAACGTAACAGACAGTGAGACTTATGACTTTACCCCCCCCCCACATGGGAGAACTATTACAGGTTGACTGATGCAGGCAAGGGGCTAGGACTGACGCGGAGCCAACATAATTATGACCGGATGACACTGCTATATATCATGGACAAAGGTTATCCGAGAGACGGGCTGACAGATGAATATCCGGACGAGTTCAGTTTCCATGAAAAATTTGAAAAGATAGAAAACAAGTTGCTGGGCCGGAACAGATGGGATGTGTATGATGAGCTGCAGGAGAAGGCGAAGAAACTGGAGGGAAGCTGTTGAAGGAGCATTTTCCGAAGACACGGCAAAAAGCGGACGTAAAGGAAAAGGCGGTTGTGCAGAAAAGCAAAGGTATAAAGATGTAGGATAACGGAAAACTGGTGAGGGGTGGAATGCTCGTTACTGCATGGATGCAGGTAACAGGCATTTCCTTTTATGATTGAGATTATTAAAGTTTTGGTTTGAGCAAATATGGGTAAAGGAATAGTAGTATGGAAATATTTCAGGTCACTTCTTAATATCTTGTATTTTGAGGAGTGACAATGTGCGCCAACAGGTGACTTTGATTTAGGAAGTTTTGTCGGATGTTGAAATGTGCTTTTATTTGCTTTGTAAATAGTAAAATCATAAATCAAATTTGTTATGGAATTAATTGTTATAGAAAAAAGTGCGTATTTACGGTTAAAACAGCAAGTTAAGGATTTATCTGTACAAGTTGAAGCCGTTAAAAAGAAGTTTGGAACAGTTAAAAGGGAGAAATGACTGGATACCCAGGAAGTTTGTCTGGCTCTGAACATCTCTAAACGAAGTTTACAAAGTTATAGGGATTATGGGATCATTCCATGTTCTTTCATTGGTGGAAAATATATGTACAAGGAAAGTGATTTGGTCAGAATATTAATTCAAAAAGATAAATAGAGTATGGATGGGGTAATTACAAAACAATCAGAAGAATATATTATGATAATGGGGATGCTTAGAAAATGCTCAAAGGAAATTCTTGAATTTCAGAATTTGCAGGTTCCTGTAGCTAATGAGGTTTATATGACTGGTGAGCAGGTATGTAGTATGTTACATATATCAAGCAGGACTTTGCAAAAGTTGCGGGATGAAAAGGGGATAGCTTATACTGTTATAGGTGGCAAGTTCCTTTATCCTCTTTCCAAATTGCAATCAGTATTGGAAAAAAATTATAGAAGTTATCTTCGTTAAATCAAGTGATGAATTTGTATTTATATTTATATTGCTTTTTCGTATATTTGCAAA
This sequence is a window from Bacteroides thetaiotaomicron VPI-5482. Protein-coding genes within it:
- a CDS encoding helix-turn-helix domain-containing protein, which encodes MDTQEVCLALNISKRSLQSYRDYGIIPCSFIGGKYMYKESDLVRILIQKDK
- a CDS encoding DUF6047 family protein; translation: MSILNDIWNRIVRRTDRQKVTATEAAGTEKRVYAVATEEGVMLFSDTPKGMKARNSYLQHLADGFFNVAKVSETLRIYEIDLPTKRVAELADNCIEKLSKADLRSTDAQLRRSVVSFTPDKFADRSVLDGGVCWAKFDLRPDFHNFDRLTREFGLGISPRNYDVAALLYISENGYAGIVAADKVHPFSYEYEFRELAEKLEDSMKARMNAPLSAHDFGYAALQKEAREMAADLLQSEFHAKDGEFRLGARISWIERMETLHPMSRPHSEEVKTGKLPETYRRQETPRQKPSDRQRQARHVAPIAPQKKEKKQLIL
- a CDS encoding helix-turn-helix domain-containing protein, encoding MDGVITKQSEEYIMIMGMLRKCSKEILEFQNLQVPVANEVYMTGEQVCSMLHISSRTLQKLRDEKGIAYTVIGGKFLYPLSKLQSVLEKNYRSYLR
- a CDS encoding DUF6047 family protein codes for the protein MFRFDFRDKGMIPPILGTDNADYLERLCPVLERERIHPSGVVRLRDAAFCEERGIAHLSSSAEHMTLLENEDYRRLGHRFGMDGDVIRNGLAAFPTCMVVEYEGKVLLFDKTDSGDRMLDAFLSRLAERFFDGKRKSGSLRFYEVAPLDAAYRAKIGDGQTVSSDMVRYGICVACCDMAPTLRNFNKLRNLQRQPIPLTGEQEQIVSSLVVQPDNVRFPNVEMRVRIPVKRKGQGMNI
- a CDS encoding ATP-binding response regulator, which gives rise to MGLKLKIFIGYAMLILLLGFIIYLFRGERMKRDELKWEMKELGIIRDLTRKTYGHLLELASQGEVVSTWSESDLRLYRERREKTCGVLKELQQFVHTPEQQERIDSLCLLLEQKEMLLSAAMSTFDELENIGETVGEKVPAIVRQVRRQPTRNILAPAVKEAYAGTATTGEEQPEKKKSFLKKVFGGKEKKSAYRQQREQQRAASEKVPSSTTRNSGNNAAVHLLHALSREVTEKQKEQREKLSAQMDSLHLSSRALNKRLNGLVGDFDKVAGERLETRYNAIAADREKSYNTAATLALFVFLLAIVLYTLLHRDVNRCLRYRRELESSDLKNKELLQSRKNMMLTIAHDLRAPLTAIKGYAELLPGEVDEKRKDEYAVHIVRSSDYMIGLVNSLIEFYLLDAGKGKMNVTVFRPLSLFDEIVKLHTPSVRKEGLTLCTDFEGLDTVVEGDRPRIMQIANNLLSNAIKFTRKGKISLQAAYGQGELRFSVQDTGPGMTEDEQKRIFRAFERLDNARYLPGFGLGLAIVSRLTELLGGRITVESPYGTGSLFRVALPLSEVAKHGEDGENGYAEDYGLEGTYVLVIDDDRIQLDITRRMLVRNKVRCECCRTVRELMAALRERTYDLLLSDIQMPDMDGYRILDLLRSSNMENARTIPVLAVTACADDEEHYISFGFAGCLRKPFSMDELISTVSRMVVKTGKKEPDFSFILSGEKDKGRMLDIFIRETEESIHTLENALCGHDRDTIHKVLHKNLPLWETVRMNFPMARLRGLVTHTAAVWEERQYMEVGEIIHAAEKLAESARKIRESIDEEHTDYRG
- a CDS encoding RteC domain-containing protein, yielding MKILKDTVLFGLFASYADGVRNGEEKLSAAYDDFATLLATLPTDGTNICAQLRRLFYTKIELRGIQETVSTNGMERHVLFDVYIGKALALLDAEEQMMKEVLRHGGTEAMGLKEEAVCRNGKKGSVTLTWNGTDSDLIELVAALMAAGVIGTAEGRELKVVDVIRVFEEVFHLKINALYTKRGKVFDRCTDTTPFIDSLRRSYNRMLDARLA
- a CDS encoding sigma-54-dependent transcriptional regulator; this encodes MKSILIIEDDIVFSRTISNWLVKQGMKTQCVATIAEARRAIAGKPFSLILADMRLPDDNSLSLLEWMRERRCTVPVIIMTNYGEVENAVTAIKLGATDYLRKPVQPDILLELIVGIKEGDSGKPSFYRGESAKAQEMYRQIELIACADISVLLRGASGTGKEHVAHEIHERSHRWNKPYVPVDCGTVPEELAASEFFGHLKGAFTGAESDKAGLFRTADGGTLFLDEIGNLSYRTQVMLLRALQEKRYRPLGDTREYPFDIRLVAATNENLEKAIAEGRFREDLFHRLNEFTIRLPLLAECREDILPLADFFLEEANAELGKRTGGFDREARSRLAAYQWPGNMREMKNTVRGAVLLTPDGERIAAGSLAFSVREADGADASETLALNDAQKEKECIMRALEETGGNRKEAARLLGISRSTLYEKLRKYGFQ